A region from the uncultured Holophaga sp. genome encodes:
- a CDS encoding MoxR family ATPase gives MTQPTPTPLDPLLRECRKVIVGQPLLLNRLLVALLCRGHVLLEGLPGLAKTRTIKTLASSSHMAFRRIQFTPDLLPSDVMGTLVFDPKDMSFSARKGPVFCNLLLADEINRAPSKVQSALLEAMEERQVTLGEESFRLPNPFLVLATQNPLEQEGTFPLPEAQMDRFLFKLRIDYPSHQEEVEVLRRANGTEETVMPVMDDLQILEAGRRADAVRLDDAIRDYIVRIVAATRPGHGKPWKGRELLRAGASPRASLALQSSSKALALLMGRDRVLPEDVVSLAPDILRHRLLLTYESEADGVNSDQVIRLLLESVPRP, from the coding sequence ACTCCCACCCCCCTGGATCCCCTGCTCCGCGAGTGCCGCAAGGTCATCGTCGGCCAGCCTCTCCTCCTGAACCGTCTCCTGGTCGCCCTCCTCTGCCGCGGCCATGTCCTTCTGGAGGGCCTGCCCGGCCTGGCCAAGACCCGCACCATCAAGACCCTGGCCTCCTCCAGCCACATGGCCTTCCGCCGCATCCAGTTCACCCCGGACCTCCTGCCTTCGGATGTCATGGGGACCCTGGTCTTCGATCCCAAGGACATGAGCTTCTCGGCCCGGAAAGGTCCGGTCTTCTGCAACCTCCTCCTGGCCGACGAGATCAACCGCGCCCCCAGCAAGGTGCAGTCAGCCCTCCTCGAGGCCATGGAGGAGCGCCAGGTGACCCTTGGGGAGGAAAGCTTCCGCCTTCCCAACCCCTTCCTGGTGCTGGCCACCCAGAATCCCCTGGAGCAGGAGGGCACCTTCCCCCTGCCCGAGGCCCAGATGGACCGCTTCCTCTTCAAGCTCCGCATCGACTACCCCAGCCACCAGGAGGAGGTGGAGGTCCTGAGGCGGGCCAACGGCACCGAAGAGACCGTGATGCCGGTCATGGACGACCTCCAGATCCTGGAGGCCGGCCGCCGTGCCGACGCCGTCCGACTGGACGATGCCATCCGGGACTACATCGTCCGTATCGTCGCCGCCACCCGTCCGGGCCACGGCAAGCCCTGGAAGGGGCGGGAACTCCTGCGGGCGGGCGCCTCCCCCCGTGCCAGCCTCGCCCTCCAGTCCTCCTCCAAGGCCCTGGCCCTCCTGATGGGCCGGGACCGGGTGCTGCCTGAGGATGTGGTCTCCCTGGCCCCTGACATCCTCCGGCACCGCCTCCTCCTGACCTACGAGAGCGAAGCCGACGGCGTGAACAGCGACCAGGTCATCCGCCTCCTCCTGGAGTCCGTCCCCCGTCCGTAA